A part of Denitratisoma oestradiolicum genomic DNA contains:
- a CDS encoding AAA family ATPase, with translation MTQEQSRFSFHRQALAEDLCSSLEGKGLVDNSSGLFLAAPRRTGKSTFLREDLVPEATRRNWSCIYVDLWSDRSRDPALLLAEAIKSAIAEHLGAIAKMAKSTGLDKLNIMGALSFDLSKVGQAGGITLADALAHLADKAGQPVLLIVDEAQHALTSDEGVNAMFALKAARDSLNQGKAGTRLFLVFTGSHRDKLAHLVLKKDQPFFGSQVTPFPLLKQDFTDAYTDWVNARLAAGNQFGKQDMYEAFQWVGHRPELLKTMIGEIALDLGTAGNLGQMLKQGAEGIRNRIWDSMESEVAGLTELQQAVLEVMVKKGKDFSPFTEDSLKAYREILGQEALAAHTVQAALDGLREKNLIWRSARGAYALEDESLAQWFSQIRGNR, from the coding sequence ATGACGCAGGAGCAAAGCCGCTTTTCGTTTCACCGCCAAGCCTTGGCGGAAGATCTGTGCAGCAGCCTGGAAGGCAAGGGTCTGGTCGATAACTCGTCCGGCCTGTTCCTGGCGGCCCCCCGCCGTACCGGCAAGAGCACCTTTCTGCGCGAAGACCTGGTGCCCGAGGCCACGCGCCGCAACTGGTCGTGCATTTATGTCGACCTGTGGTCCGACCGATCGCGCGACCCGGCGTTGCTGCTTGCCGAGGCGATCAAGAGCGCTATCGCCGAACACTTGGGCGCCATCGCAAAAATGGCCAAGTCGACCGGGCTCGACAAGCTCAACATCATGGGTGCCCTCAGCTTCGATTTGTCCAAGGTAGGCCAGGCCGGCGGCATCACCCTGGCGGACGCCCTGGCGCATCTTGCCGACAAGGCGGGCCAACCTGTCTTGCTGATCGTCGATGAGGCGCAGCATGCGCTGACCAGCGACGAAGGCGTCAATGCCATGTTCGCGCTGAAGGCAGCACGCGACAGCCTCAACCAGGGCAAGGCCGGGACACGCCTGTTTCTGGTCTTCACCGGCTCGCACCGCGACAAGCTGGCGCACCTGGTTCTGAAGAAAGACCAGCCGTTTTTCGGCTCGCAGGTCACCCCCTTCCCGCTGCTCAAGCAGGACTTCACGGATGCCTATACCGACTGGGTGAATGCTCGGCTTGCTGCCGGCAATCAGTTCGGCAAGCAGGACATGTACGAAGCCTTCCAATGGGTTGGCCATCGGCCCGAATTGCTGAAAACGATGATTGGCGAAATCGCGCTGGATCTGGGGACCGCCGGCAATCTGGGGCAAATGCTCAAGCAGGGCGCCGAAGGCATACGCAACCGGATCTGGGACAGCATGGAAAGCGAAGTTGCCGGCCTGACCGAATTGCAGCAGGCGGTGCTTGAGGTCATGGTGAAGAAGGGCAAGGACTTTTCTCCCTTCACCGAGGATTCGCTGAAAGCCTACCGCGAGATCCTAGGCCAGGAGGCGCTTGCCGCGCACACGGTGCAGGCGGCGCTGGACGGCTTGCGCGAGAAGAACCTGATCTGGCGCTCCGCACGTGGCGCCTACGCCCTGGAAGACGAAAGCCTGGCGCAGTGGTTCAGCCAGATACGCGGGAATCGGTGA
- a CDS encoding DEAD/DEAH box helicase — protein sequence MSLLYRTSAQKAQPPAPGTRVLIRDEEWLVRNADQCASGGYQVSCVGVSETVRNREAVFLSALDEVEVIDPRETELIDDASPGFTASLLYLEARLRQTVPTGDALALGHMGVMDALPFQLEPTHRVLKQLRPRILIADTVGLGKTLEAGILTAELMRRGKGRRILVVTTRAMMRQFQQEFWSRFSIALTRLDSAGVQRIRRRIPANHNPFQYLDRSIISVDTLKRDGEYRHHLEKAWWDIIIIDEAHNVSYKGNRTQSNRLADLLARRSDALILLTATPHNGKKESFASLVRMLDPTVLPPKADYTKADVEHLFVRRFKRDVREQIRQEFPEREVFKFSAVATPAENAAFDALAALKLKSDEGTREGVMLFRTTLEKALFSSPAACLQTLDERLRRTRAKDAAHPDIGPLQALREAVAAVGPESFSKFKELVSRLRGEGKHGDDKKRWHWNGKVADDRLVVFTERIETLNFLREHLSRALGLPDSAVAILHGQLPDDDMQKIVEDFGKTLSPLRLLIASDVASEGLNLHYCAHRLVHFDIPWSLMVFQQRNGRVDRYGQGQTPLLAYCMTDPSHEKIRGDVRNIEILIDKDAEAARNIGDPSSFMGLYDEELEVAKVAHAIESGLSTEAFAAELFSADSELDGFAMLDDFFESAPVLRDSAMEHTPAYAGTPISVPPSLFADHFAYARNGLDWLHTLNPRENPSPRCDDGKSSLAFQPNADLGQLLERELAPEMWPRDNVFALSADIDEVSNAIRHARDTQEWPGIQYLWPLHPILQWLDYKMLAIFGRQKAPVVRVPRGLAAGEALVLLTGQIPNRRGQSVLAEWMGVRLTVADSLAVGTHSLPEVMALTGLRSGELINDGAPLAASSLERLLAPALDEAARVVRNRKREFDACYGQSLKKELDHLQELRSRHAAQLEIDFAQTPDALAQSRKKKREADTDDLFAQYQQWARQTLELDDRAQFTVVAVLVPGSAA from the coding sequence ATGAGTCTCCTGTATCGCACTTCTGCCCAGAAGGCCCAACCCCCCGCGCCAGGAACGCGCGTCCTGATCCGAGACGAAGAATGGCTGGTGCGCAATGCCGACCAATGCGCGTCGGGCGGCTATCAGGTCAGTTGTGTTGGTGTGTCCGAGACCGTACGCAATCGGGAAGCCGTCTTCCTGTCCGCCTTGGATGAGGTCGAAGTCATTGATCCACGCGAAACCGAGCTGATCGACGACGCGTCTCCGGGCTTCACGGCCTCCCTGCTGTATCTCGAAGCGCGCCTGCGCCAGACCGTGCCCACCGGCGATGCGCTGGCGCTGGGGCATATGGGCGTCATGGATGCGCTACCGTTCCAGCTTGAGCCAACGCACCGCGTACTCAAGCAACTGCGGCCGCGCATCCTGATTGCCGACACGGTGGGCCTGGGCAAGACCCTGGAGGCAGGCATCCTCACAGCAGAACTGATGCGGCGCGGCAAGGGCCGGCGCATTCTCGTCGTCACCACGCGCGCCATGATGCGGCAGTTCCAGCAGGAATTCTGGAGCCGCTTTTCGATAGCGCTCACGCGGCTTGACTCGGCGGGGGTCCAACGCATCCGTCGACGGATTCCCGCCAACCACAATCCTTTCCAGTACCTCGACCGCTCCATCATCTCGGTCGATACGCTCAAGCGCGATGGCGAGTACCGGCACCACCTGGAAAAAGCCTGGTGGGACATCATCATCATCGACGAAGCACACAACGTCAGCTACAAGGGCAATCGCACCCAGAGTAATCGCCTGGCCGACTTGCTGGCGCGCCGTTCCGATGCACTGATCCTGCTGACCGCAACTCCGCACAACGGCAAGAAGGAAAGCTTCGCCAGCCTCGTGCGCATGCTCGATCCGACCGTGCTGCCGCCCAAGGCCGACTACACCAAAGCCGATGTCGAGCACCTGTTCGTCCGCCGCTTCAAGCGCGATGTGCGCGAGCAGATTCGCCAGGAGTTTCCCGAGCGGGAAGTCTTCAAGTTTTCCGCAGTCGCTACGCCAGCCGAAAACGCCGCCTTTGACGCCTTGGCAGCGCTCAAGCTGAAGTCCGACGAGGGCACGCGCGAAGGCGTCATGCTGTTCCGCACCACGCTCGAAAAAGCCTTGTTCTCGTCGCCAGCGGCCTGCCTGCAAACCCTCGACGAACGCCTGCGGCGTACGCGCGCCAAGGATGCCGCCCATCCCGATATCGGGCCGCTGCAAGCCTTGCGTGAGGCAGTCGCGGCGGTCGGACCCGAGTCATTTTCCAAATTCAAAGAACTTGTAAGCCGCCTGCGTGGCGAAGGCAAGCACGGTGACGACAAGAAGCGCTGGCACTGGAACGGCAAGGTTGCCGACGATCGTCTCGTCGTCTTCACCGAACGGATCGAGACCCTCAATTTCCTGCGCGAGCATCTTTCACGTGCACTTGGCCTGCCCGACAGTGCCGTCGCAATCCTGCACGGGCAACTGCCGGATGATGACATGCAGAAGATCGTCGAAGACTTCGGCAAAACGCTTTCGCCGCTGCGCCTGCTCATCGCATCGGACGTTGCTTCCGAGGGTCTGAACCTGCATTACTGCGCCCATAGGCTGGTGCACTTCGATATTCCCTGGTCGCTGATGGTCTTCCAGCAACGCAACGGCCGGGTCGATCGATACGGGCAGGGGCAGACACCCCTGCTCGCCTACTGCATGACCGATCCGTCCCACGAGAAGATTCGTGGCGACGTGCGCAACATCGAGATACTCATCGACAAGGATGCCGAGGCGGCACGGAACATCGGCGACCCGTCAAGTTTCATGGGGCTCTACGACGAAGAACTCGAAGTGGCCAAGGTTGCTCACGCCATCGAATCCGGTTTGAGCACTGAAGCCTTCGCCGCCGAGTTGTTCAGTGCAGACTCCGAGCTTGATGGCTTTGCCATGCTCGACGATTTCTTCGAAAGCGCGCCGGTGCTCAGGGATTCGGCAATGGAGCACACGCCGGCATATGCCGGCACGCCGATCAGCGTTCCGCCATCGCTCTTTGCCGACCATTTCGCCTACGCCAGGAATGGACTCGACTGGTTGCACACGCTCAACCCGCGCGAGAACCCTTCGCCGCGTTGCGACGACGGCAAGTCGTCGCTGGCCTTTCAGCCCAATGCCGATCTGGGGCAGTTGCTCGAACGGGAACTGGCGCCGGAGATGTGGCCGCGCGACAACGTGTTCGCGCTTTCCGCCGACATTGACGAAGTGAGCAACGCCATTCGCCATGCCCGTGATACACAGGAGTGGCCGGGCATCCAATATCTCTGGCCACTCCACCCGATATTGCAATGGCTGGATTACAAGATGCTGGCGATATTCGGCCGGCAGAAAGCGCCTGTCGTGCGCGTGCCGCGCGGCCTTGCCGCCGGTGAGGCGCTCGTCCTGCTGACCGGGCAAATTCCCAACCGTCGCGGTCAATCCGTGCTGGCCGAGTGGATGGGAGTGCGCCTGACTGTCGCCGATAGCCTTGCCGTGGGCACGCATTCCCTGCCCGAGGTCATGGCACTGACGGGGCTTCGTTCCGGCGAACTCATCAACGACGGCGCGCCGCTGGCTGCATCCAGCCTCGAACGCTTGCTTGCACCGGCACTCGACGAAGCGGCGCGGGTGGTGAGGAACAGGAAGCGCGAGTTCGATGCCTGTTACGGACAAAGCCTGAAGAAGGAACTTGATCACCTGCAGGAACTGCGCAGCCGCCATGCAGCGCAGTTGGAAATCGATTTCGCCCAGACGCCCGATGCCCTGGCCCAAAGTCGCAAAAAGAAGCGCGAGGCCGATACCGACGACCTTTTCGCCCAATACCAGCAATGGGCGCGGCAGACACTGGAACTCGACGACCGGGCGCAATTCACCGTTGTCGCCGTGCTGGTGCCGGGAAGCGCAGCATGA
- a CDS encoding Eco57I restriction-modification methylase domain-containing protein: MSFTAAGLENVNEFYSQHYLDEIVERDLKDLFERWKQEGATSPPSRLRASINGYYRQHDKFLREKTLPARRALLADLTEPILGALGYTLQQESLALDDLALSALAVYRNAKGTPTLVVLPAVASHGDDDLATLDLSPRQPDEPEQGEAKAGETWEEALTKAVFADSAPPRWVLLVSHDEWLLIDRDKWGRKAFLRFKLSELFALRDDKLLRAFAALAGIGSVLPAEGIALLDTLTDSSHRHAFEVSGDLKYALREAIELIANEAIRHKREVAKEKVFDRNDIDLARELSRECLRYMYRLLFVFYLEARPELGYAPVEAEAYLKGYSLEHLRDLEQLPLTTDESLNGNYIHETLKLLFKLIWEGFPVAGADGQHDMLPTLGDNTGFILPPLQGHLFDPDATPILNSVRLRNRVLQRVIRLMSLSREGSKRRGRISYGTLGINQLGSVYEALLSFRGFFAEEELYEVRPDPNRKKEDAGEEGDSGEADDDRPDTDGDDLFGDSEPVRAEKPKKEDFDPLAPAWFVPARDIGQFKPVETLFGGEARKYAKGTFIYRLAGREREKSASYYTPEVLTRCLVEHAVAPLLETCASADDILRLTVCEPAMGSAAFLNEAIDQLAEAYLLRKEKEVGETIDHDRRAEEKQRVKMYLADNNVFGVDLNPVAVELAEVSLWLNAIFKGAHVPWFGLQLFNGNSLVGCRRDVFTTAQLSPGRGEGGQAERDWRVAVPRRVASADFRQQGDIWHFLLPADGMVSVTDKVVKTLEPVRTDAIKVWRKAFLKPLEANEIARVEKLAEGVEALWRQHAEEVARVRRATADELHVWPDPAPNRAPTTTKQKDAIYAREMLSERVRNASPYRRLKLVMDYWCALWFWPVTGAEDLPTREEWWFDLETLILGNATLAPVAATDFFPETMPQQNIDFTVERDRYGHVNLDVLLENNPRLKRAAVIAGTQRFFHWELEFADLFKARGGFDLILGNPPWIKVEWNEKAMLAEYSPLFALRKLSAKEAADRREAVFDAAPNAREDYIEECAGQEGMQAFMNATQNFPVLVGQKSNLYKCFLPVAWRLGHPGHGIQGMLHPEGVFDDPDGGVMRAPTLARLRAHYQFINELQLFPEVDHHTKFSINVYGPPQKPHFLHIANLFDPATIRACIEHPGGGATPGIKSEAGRWQTAGHKNRIIEVDTATLAIFAKLYDEPGTPPEQARLPAVHSSELAAVLLTLATYPRRLGALTDQDVLFNATHWNEKNAQTDGTIRRDTGFVTGPAEFVLSGPHFFVGNPLNKTPRATCTTNSHYDVIDLTSAPDSYLPRVNYRPACDLATYSSRVPRVSWKEEGRRQPMAQYYRVANRRMFSATAERSVITTIIPKGFNHINTIVSAVFRENSVLLDMAALTASLPIDFFIRTTGKTDLWESTLRALPLFSGRQLHLRILALNCLTTHYADLWRECWQDDFRRDRFASTDPRLPADFFSKLTPEWTRHCALRSDYARRQALVEIDVLASLALGLTLDELLTIYRVQFPVMRQYEADTWYDTNGRIVFTASKGLVGVGLPRKAGKRDMPCEIIFPDGQTQSRPLGWEDARKLPDGSRIRRPVSTDFLPGGPVQRIVEYLAPFTLANREADYRTAWPVFESRSGSPAPLAGVTETVA; the protein is encoded by the coding sequence ATGAGTTTCACCGCCGCCGGGCTGGAAAACGTCAACGAGTTCTACAGCCAGCACTACCTCGATGAAATCGTCGAGCGCGACCTCAAGGATCTGTTCGAACGATGGAAGCAGGAAGGCGCGACCAGCCCGCCGTCGCGGCTGCGTGCATCCATCAACGGCTATTACCGCCAGCACGACAAGTTCCTGCGCGAAAAGACATTGCCCGCACGCCGCGCGCTGCTCGCCGACCTGACCGAGCCGATTCTCGGCGCGCTCGGCTACACCCTGCAACAGGAATCGCTGGCCCTCGACGACCTGGCGCTGTCGGCGCTGGCCGTTTATCGCAATGCCAAGGGCACACCGACACTGGTCGTGTTGCCCGCTGTTGCCTCGCATGGCGATGACGACCTCGCCACGCTCGACCTCTCTCCACGTCAGCCGGACGAGCCGGAACAGGGTGAGGCCAAGGCTGGCGAGACCTGGGAGGAGGCACTGACCAAGGCGGTCTTTGCCGACAGCGCCCCGCCGCGCTGGGTGCTGCTGGTATCCCACGACGAATGGCTGCTCATCGACCGCGACAAATGGGGCCGCAAAGCCTTCCTGCGCTTCAAGCTGTCAGAGCTTTTCGCGCTGCGCGACGACAAACTGCTGCGCGCCTTCGCCGCGCTGGCCGGGATCGGCTCGGTGCTGCCGGCCGAAGGCATCGCGCTGCTCGACACCCTGACCGACAGTTCGCATCGCCATGCCTTCGAGGTCTCGGGCGACCTCAAGTACGCGCTACGCGAGGCCATCGAGCTTATCGCCAACGAGGCCATTCGCCACAAGCGCGAAGTCGCCAAGGAAAAGGTCTTCGACCGCAACGACATCGACCTTGCCCGCGAACTGTCACGCGAATGTCTGCGCTACATGTACCGGCTGCTCTTTGTTTTCTATCTCGAAGCGCGACCCGAACTGGGCTACGCGCCGGTGGAAGCCGAAGCCTATCTCAAGGGCTACAGCCTCGAACATCTGCGCGATCTCGAACAGTTGCCGCTGACGACGGACGAGTCGCTGAACGGCAATTACATCCACGAAACCCTGAAGCTGCTGTTCAAGCTGATCTGGGAGGGCTTCCCAGTCGCGGGCGCCGATGGTCAACATGACATGCTGCCAACCCTGGGCGACAACACCGGCTTCATCCTGCCGCCCTTGCAGGGGCACCTTTTCGATCCCGATGCGACACCCATCCTCAATTCGGTGCGGCTGCGCAACCGCGTCCTGCAGCGAGTCATTCGGCTGATGTCGCTGTCACGCGAGGGCTCGAAGCGGCGCGGTCGCATCAGCTACGGCACGCTCGGCATCAACCAGCTTGGTTCGGTGTATGAAGCGCTGCTCTCCTTCCGTGGTTTCTTCGCCGAGGAAGAACTCTACGAGGTGCGCCCCGATCCGAACCGCAAGAAGGAAGATGCCGGCGAGGAAGGCGACTCCGGCGAAGCGGATGACGATCGTCCCGACACCGATGGCGACGACCTGTTCGGCGATAGCGAACCGGTACGCGCGGAAAAGCCCAAGAAGGAAGATTTCGATCCGCTCGCCCCGGCCTGGTTCGTCCCGGCGCGCGACATCGGCCAATTCAAGCCCGTCGAAACCCTGTTCGGCGGCGAGGCGCGCAAGTACGCCAAGGGCACCTTTATCTATCGCCTTGCCGGCCGCGAGCGCGAGAAAAGCGCCTCGTACTACACGCCCGAAGTTCTGACACGCTGTCTGGTCGAGCATGCAGTGGCCCCGCTGCTCGAAACTTGCGCCAGCGCCGACGATATCCTGCGCCTGACGGTCTGCGAACCCGCGATGGGCAGTGCGGCCTTCCTCAACGAGGCCATCGACCAGTTGGCCGAAGCCTACTTGCTGAGAAAGGAAAAGGAAGTCGGCGAGACCATCGACCACGACCGGCGCGCCGAGGAGAAGCAGCGCGTCAAGATGTACCTCGCCGACAACAACGTCTTCGGCGTCGACCTCAACCCGGTAGCAGTGGAACTCGCCGAAGTTTCGCTGTGGCTCAATGCCATCTTCAAGGGCGCGCATGTGCCCTGGTTCGGCCTGCAACTCTTCAATGGCAACTCACTGGTTGGCTGCCGGCGCGATGTCTTTACCACCGCGCAGCTTTCGCCGGGGCGTGGCGAAGGCGGACAGGCGGAGCGCGACTGGCGCGTCGCCGTGCCGCGCCGTGTCGCCAGCGCCGACTTTCGCCAACAGGGCGACATCTGGCATTTCCTGCTGCCGGCCGACGGCATGGTCAGCGTCACCGACAAAGTCGTCAAGACCCTCGAACCGGTGCGCACGGATGCGATCAAGGTCTGGCGCAAGGCATTTCTGAAGCCGCTGGAAGCCAACGAAATCGCTCGCGTCGAGAAACTTGCGGAAGGGGTTGAAGCGCTGTGGCGGCAACATGCCGAAGAAGTCGCCCGCGTGCGCCGCGCTACGGCAGACGAATTGCATGTCTGGCCCGACCCGGCGCCGAATCGTGCGCCGACGACCACCAAGCAGAAGGACGCCATCTACGCCCGCGAGATGCTTTCCGAACGGGTGCGCAATGCCTCGCCCTACCGACGTCTCAAGCTGGTCATGGACTACTGGTGCGCCCTCTGGTTCTGGCCGGTGACGGGGGCGGAAGACCTGCCAACACGCGAGGAATGGTGGTTCGATCTGGAGACCCTCATCCTCGGCAATGCAACCCTGGCGCCGGTGGCGGCCACCGACTTCTTTCCCGAAACCATGCCACAGCAGAACATCGACTTCACCGTAGAGCGCGACCGCTACGGCCACGTCAATCTCGACGTCCTGCTGGAAAACAACCCGCGCCTGAAGCGCGCCGCCGTCATCGCCGGGACGCAGCGCTTCTTCCACTGGGAACTGGAGTTCGCCGACCTGTTCAAGGCGCGCGGCGGTTTCGATCTGATTCTCGGCAACCCGCCCTGGATCAAGGTGGAGTGGAACGAGAAGGCGATGCTTGCGGAATACTCGCCGCTGTTTGCGCTGCGGAAGTTGTCTGCTAAGGAAGCGGCCGACCGGCGCGAGGCGGTGTTTGATGCTGCACCGAATGCGCGGGAAGACTACATCGAGGAATGCGCCGGGCAGGAGGGTATGCAGGCGTTCATGAACGCGACGCAGAATTTTCCTGTGCTAGTCGGGCAAAAATCCAACCTTTACAAGTGCTTCTTACCAGTGGCTTGGCGTTTAGGTCATCCTGGTCATGGTATTCAGGGAATGCTCCATCCAGAAGGTGTCTTCGACGATCCTGATGGTGGTGTTATGCGAGCGCCGACTCTTGCGCGGCTGCGGGCGCACTACCAGTTCATCAACGAATTGCAGCTTTTCCCCGAGGTGGATCACCACACCAAGTTCAGCATCAACGTTTATGGCCCACCGCAGAAGCCACATTTCTTGCACATCGCCAACCTGTTTGATCCGGCGACCATCCGCGCCTGCATCGAACACCCCGGCGGCGGCGCAACACCCGGCATAAAGAGCGAAGCTGGGCGCTGGCAAACGGCGGGGCACAAGAACCGGATCATCGAGGTTGATACAGCTACATTGGCTATCTTCGCCAAGCTCTACGATGAGCCAGGCACACCGCCGGAGCAGGCACGGCTACCCGCGGTACATTCGAGCGAACTTGCTGCTGTCTTGTTAACACTGGCTACCTACCCAAGACGCCTTGGTGCGCTCACGGATCAGGACGTGCTTTTTAACGCCACGCATTGGAACGAAAAAAATGCACAGACAGATGGCACCATTCGACGGGATACGGGCTTTGTAACAGGCCCAGCAGAATTTGTGCTTTCGGGCCCGCATTTTTTCGTAGGCAACCCGTTAAATAAGACTCCAAGAGCAACATGCACAACAAATAGTCACTATGACGTTATCGATTTAACAAGCGCGCCTGATTCGTACCTGCCTCGAGTTAACTATCGACCGGCATGCGACTTGGCAACTTACTCTTCAAGAGTGCCAAGAGTAAGTTGGAAAGAGGAAGGAAGAAGGCAGCCAATGGCTCAGTATTATCGAGTCGCAAATCGCCGAATGTTTAGCGCGACTGCTGAGCGCTCTGTAATCACAACAATTATTCCGAAGGGCTTCAACCACATCAACACAATTGTTTCAGCCGTATTTCGGGAAAATTCAGTGCTGCTCGATATGGCGGCGCTCACTGCATCTTTGCCGATTGACTTTTTCATTCGTACAACCGGAAAAACTGATCTGTGGGAGTCAACGCTACGTGCTCTGCCTCTGTTCTCGGGCAGACAACTTCATTTGCGCATTCTCGCCCTCAACTGCCTCACCACCCACTACGCCGACCTCTGGCGCGAGTGCTGGCAAGACGACTTCCGCCGCGACCGCTTCGCCAGCACCGACCCGCGCCTGCCCGCCGATTTCTTCAGCAAGCTCACCCCGGAATGGACGCGCCACTGCGCCCTGCGCAGCGACTACGCCCGCCGCCAGGCGCTGGTGGAAATCGACGTGCTCGCCTCGCTGGCCCTCGGCCTGACGCTCGACGAACTGCTGACCATCTACCGCGTGCAGTTCCCGGTGATGCGCCAGTACGAAGCCGACACCTGGTACGACACCAATGGCCGCATCGTCTTCACCGCCAGCAAGGGCCTGGTCGGCGTCGGCCTGCCGCGCAAGGCCGGTAAGCGCGATATGCCCTGCGAGATCATCTTCCCGGACGGCCAGACCCAATCCCGCCCCCTGGGCTGGGAGGACGCACGGAAACTGCCGGATGGCAGCCGCATTCGCCGTCCCGTCAGCACCGACTTTTTGCCCGGCGGCCCGGTGCAGCGCATTGTCGAATACCTTGCCCCCTTCACCCTTGCCAATCGGGAAGCGGACTACCGCACGGCCTGGCCGGTGTTCGAAAGCCGGTCAGGCAGCCCCGCGCCTTTGGCCGGGGTTACTGAAACAGTGGCCTGA